The following coding sequences are from one Lolium rigidum isolate FL_2022 chromosome 6, APGP_CSIRO_Lrig_0.1, whole genome shotgun sequence window:
- the LOC124668320 gene encoding phenylcoumaran benzylic ether reductase Pyrc5-like, whose translation MEPGKERSSVLVIGGTGHIGKHIVAASIRLGHSTSVLVRDATQSDPAKAQLLKNFAESGVALIKGDLFNHESLVKAIKGTDIIISAVGPRQLAEQTRIVTAIKDAGDVKRFLPSEFGSDVERVHTVGPVASLYAKKVDLRRLIEAEGIPHTYVCCNGFAETYLPSIGDVTTVGAGPPSSKITVLGDGDAKVVFVMEEDIAVYTIRAIDDPRTLNKILYMRPPANIISHNELILMWERKVGKTLQISRILEVDLLEWIKEAAFPLNILLSIALSIFVRGDQANFEIEPSFGVEATELYPDVKYTTVDEYLNRLL comes from the exons ATGGAGCCAGGAAAGGAGAGGAGCAGCGTCCTCGTAATTGGTGGCACAGGTCACATTGGCAAGCATATTGTTGCTGCGAGTATCCGCCTTGGCCATTCAACCTCTGTCCTCGTCAGGGATGCCACACAATCAGATCCAGCCAAGGCACAACTACTCAAGAACTTTGCTGAATCCGGTGTTGCTCTCATCAAA GGAGATTTGTTTAATCACGAGAGCCTTGTTAAAGCCATTAAGGGTACAGACATCATCATCTCGGCTGTGGGGCCCCGTCAACTTGCCGAGCAGACGAGGATTGTCACGGCTATCAAGGATGCTGGCGATGTAAAG AGGTTCCTGCCATCTGAGTTTGGCTCTGACGTAGAGCGGGTTCATACCGTGGGTCCAGTGGCCTCATTGTACGCTAAAAAAGTCGACCTCCGCCGTCTGATCGAGGCGGAGGGTATACCTCACACTTATGTCTGCTGCAATGGATTTGCTGAAACCTACCTGCCAAGCATTGGTGATGTTACAACTGTTGGTGCTGGTCCTCCATCCAGCAAAATCACCGTCTTAGGTGATGGAGATGCAAAAG TGGTATTTGTGATGGAAGAGGACATAGCTGTGTACACGATAAGAGCGATTGATGATCCGAGAACCCTGAACAAGATCCTCTACATGAGGCCACCAGCTAACATCATATCCCACAACGAGCTCATCTTAATGTGGGAGAGGAAAGTGGGTAAGACTTTACAGATATCGCGCATCCTGGAGGTGGATCTCCTGGAGTGGATCAAAG AGGCGGCATTCCCTCTGAACATATTGCTGTCCATCGCGCTTTCCATCTTCGTCAGAGGTGACCAGGCTAACTTCGAGATCGAGCCATCCTTTGGCGTCGAGGCCACCGAGCTCTACCCTGACGTGAAATACACCACTGTCGACGAGTACCTTAACCGCCTTCTCTGA
- the LOC124664102 gene encoding ABC transporter F family member 4-like, translating to MRAVTGTILSSQPCPVAKVSRVLARFVEESPSGLLSSDAATYLRTAIEAAAELNCFRRDLRRLQVGGESERTHRHKPVEEEEARWEPKAAEEEDGRWEPKAEEEYGRWEPKAAAEEEEYGRWEPTAEEDEEYAMTIPAAVEKTSGKKKGSREEKRDIAAPHGDLQSPASEKRRKKKEKRVKEEIETEYAIEEQSKKALGDALQGTVSQEGIDSERKAKKKKKKHIKQEEEEVMGAKEAEQKRVHVGVAENGQASEEKKRKKKKHAEVKEVKKEVVDDGDLGSDKKRKKKRSRDGDNGNVDELVEHTKKKQRK from the coding sequence atGAGGGCGGTCACCGGAACCATCCTCTCCTCCCAGCCGTGCCCGGTCGCCAAGGTCTCGCGCGTCCTCGCGCGCTTCGTCGAGGAGTCCCCCTCCGGCCTCCTCTCCTCCGACGCCGCCACCTACCTCCGCACCGCCATCGAGGCCGCCGCCGAGCTCAACTGCTTCCGCCGCGACCTGCGCAGGCTTCAGGTTGGCGGCGAGAGCGAGAGGACCCATCGGCACAAgccggtagaggaggaggaggccagatGGGAGcccaaggcggcggaggaggaggacggtagGTGGGAGCCCAAGGCGGAGGAGGAGTACGGTAGGTGGGAGCccaaggcggcggcggaggaggaggagtacggtAGGTGGGAGCCGAcggcggaggaggatgaggagtacGCCATGACGATTCCTGCTGCCGTTGAGAAGACGAGCGGCAAGAAGAAGGGGTCGAGGGAGGAGAAGCGGGACATTGCTGCTCCTCACGGAGATTTGCAGAGTCCTGCCAgtgagaagaggaggaagaagaaggagaagcgtGTGAAGGAGGAAATTGAAACAGAGTATGCGATTGAGGAGCAGAGCAAGAAGGCCCTTGGTGATGCTTTGCAAGGTACGGTGTCCCAAGAAGGAATTGACAGTGAAAGGAaggccaagaagaagaagaagaaacacatcaaacaggaagaggaggaggtgatggGTGCGAAGGAGGCGGAGCAAAAAAGGGTTCATGTTGGTGTGGCTGAAAATGGGCAGGCTAGTGaggagaagaaaaggaagaaaaagaagcaCGCTGAAGTGAAAGAGGTGAAGAAAGAGGTTGTTGATGACGGTGATTTGGGAAGCGACAAGAAGAGGAAAAAGAAGAGAAGCAGAGATGGTGATAATGGTAATGTGGATGAGCTAGTAGAGCATACGAAGAAGAAGCAGCGGAAGTGA